A stretch of Gossypium hirsutum isolate 1008001.06 chromosome A06, Gossypium_hirsutum_v2.1, whole genome shotgun sequence DNA encodes these proteins:
- the LOC121230475 gene encoding uncharacterized protein, with protein sequence MTSEAAEIMEKLKDKKAEYETTTSTDSSVNFENIDNRIINEVLDPKRYGRFRFQGSGVNPTQYFGSTSHQYMPSESQTQAEVQRLKDQIVQIQASTDGQISQLRAEAAAREAEAAAREAEQNRKYNELQLQLQSMMTMFQQFQNLPS encoded by the exons ATGACATCTgaggctgcagaaattatg gagaaactaaaagatAAGAAGGCAGAGTATGAAACGACTacttcgactgatagttctgttaattttgagaatattgataacagaattattaatgaagttttggatCCTAAAAGGTATGGTCGAtttagatttcaaggatctggtgttaacccgacccaatattttggatccacctcgcaccaatacatgccttccgaGAGTCAaactcaagctgaagttcagaggctaAAAGATCAGATAGTTCAGATACAAGCTAGCACAGATGGGCAAATTTCTCAACTTAGAGCAGAGGCAGCAGCACGAGAGgcggaggcagcagcgagggaggcggAGCAGAATAGAAAATACAATGAACTCCAACTACAGCTTCAGTCTATGATGACTATGTTCCAGCAATTTCAAAATCTgccatcttag